Proteins encoded by one window of Amaranthus tricolor cultivar Red isolate AtriRed21 chromosome 4, ASM2621246v1, whole genome shotgun sequence:
- the LOC130810517 gene encoding calcium-binding allergen Ole e 8-like, giving the protein MASSIEDKSNSSSNHSISSAYISDMVEVKKVFDRFDTNGDGKISVTELTGVMTALGSETSEQEVKQMMEEMDSDKDGVISLDEFANFCSRKLEGDENGSQELLDAFKMYDQDNNGLISTAELYLVLTRLGEHCSVQDCEKMIQSIDSDGDGNVNFEEFRKMMTRKSS; this is encoded by the coding sequence ATGGCGTCCTCAATAGAAGACAAATCCAACTCCTCCTCAAATCACTCAATCTCCTCTGCTTACATCTCTGACATGGTAGAAGTCAAGAAAGTCTTCGATCGTTTCGATACCAACGGCGATGGAAAAATCTCCGTTACCGAACTCACTGGCGTAATGACTGCACTCGGATCGGAAACTTCTGAGCAAGAAGTGAAGCAGATGATGGAAGAAATGGATTCTGACAAAGACGGTGTCATTAGCCTCGATGAATTCGCGAACTTCTGTTCCAGAAAACTTGAAGGTGATGAAAACGGCTCGCAAGAGCTTCTTGATGCGTTTAAGATGTATGATCAGGATAACAATGGCTTGATTTCTACTGCTGAATTGTACCTCGTTTTGACTCGCCTTGGTGAGCATTGCTCTGTTCAGGATTGCGAGAAGATGATTCAGTCTATTGATTCTGATGGTGATGGTAATGTTAACTTTGAAGAGTTTCGGAAGATGATGACCAGGAAATCATCATAG
- the LOC130810868 gene encoding protein Ycf2-like — MDMMPEIDPFSITLQFELAKAMSPCIIWIPNIHDLDVNESNYLSLGLLVNYISRDCEKGSTRNILVIASTHIPQKLDPALIAPNQLNTCIKIRRLRMPQQRKHFLTLSYTRGFHLEKQMFHTNGFGSITIGSNVRDLVALINEALSISITQKKSILDTNTIRSALHRQTWDLRSLVRSVQDHRIFFYQIGRAVAQNVLLSNCPMDPISIYKKKKSCNEGDSYLYKWYFELGTSIKKLTILLYLLSCSAGSVAQDLWSLPDQMKKMG, encoded by the coding sequence ATGGATATGATGCCGGAAATAGACCCATTTTCTATCACCCTTCAATTCGAATTAGCAAAAGCAATGTCTCCTTGCATAATATGGATTCCAAATATTCATGATCTGGATGTGAATGAGTCGAATTACTTATCCCTCGGTCTATTAGTGAACTATATCTCCAGGGATTGTGAAAAAGGGTCTACTAGAAATATCCTTGTTATTGCTTCGACTCACATTCCTCAAAAACTGGATCCCGCTCTAATAGCCCCGAATCAATTAAATACATGCATTAAGATACGAAGGCTTCGTATGCCACAACAACGAAAGCACTTTTTGACTCTTTCATATACTAGGGGATTTCACTTGGAAAAGCAAATGTTCCATACTAATGGATTCGGGTCCATAACCATTGGTTCCAATGTACGTGATCTTGTAGCGCTTATCAATGAGGCCCTATCGATTAGTATTACACAGAAGAAATCCATTCTAGACACTAATACAATTCGATCCGCTCTTCATAGACAAACTTGGGATTTGCGATCCCTGGTAAGATCGGTTCAGGATCATAGGATCTTTTTCTATCAGATAGGAAGGGCCGTTGCACAAAATGTACTTCTAAGTAATTGCCCTATGGATCCTATATCTATCTATAAGAAGAAGAAATCATGTAACGAAGGGGATTCTTATTTGTACAAATGGTACTTCGAACTTGGAACGAGCATAAAGAAATTAACGATACTTCTTTATCTTTTGAGTTGTTCTGCTGGATCGGTCGCTCAAGATCTTTGGTCTCTACCCGACCAGATGAAAAAAATGGGATAA